One Belonocnema kinseyi isolate 2016_QV_RU_SX_M_011 chromosome 6, B_treatae_v1, whole genome shotgun sequence genomic region harbors:
- the LOC117175410 gene encoding odorant receptor 4-like, translating to MYMVAPTLAEEEKILPLQTVCLSNNISEIGYQSVYFLQCLQFLYVFNGNVGTDFFFFAIVMHICGQVEILRIKLSKIAKDDFYNIENEEEFDDSINSFRRRNLDEKKCFDCMKSLIERHIKLLNLANDVQNTLSITLLVQLSTSVVIMCILGIQTLLFLQVGDTISAGRTTSGFLIVAFGLFLYCYMGDYLQFQFENVSEAAYLCNWYNFSPKISRSIIHIQMRANRIINLSAAKICDMNFEMFKSAMKTAISFFSVMRMVLENEENTI from the exons ATGTATATGGTGGCACCTACATTAGCTGAAGAGGAGAAAATTCTGCCTTTACAAACTGTTTGCTTATCCaacaatatttcagaaattgGATATCAGAGTGTCTATTTTTTGCAATGTCTCCAATTCCTTTACGTTTTTAATGGAAACGTGGGAACCGACTTTTTCTTCTTTGCTATTGTGATGCACATTTGTGGACAAGTGGAAATTCTCagaataaaactttcaaaaattgcaaaagacgatttttataaTATAGAAAATGAGGAAGAATTTGATGACAGTATTAATAGTTTCAGGCGACGAAATCTGGATGAGAAGAAATGTTTTGATTGCATGAAGTCTCTTATTGAGAGAcacataaaacttttaaatttggctAATGATGTGCAAAATACTCTTTCCATAACTCTTCTTGTACAACTCAGCACAAGTGTCGTTATCATGTGCATTTTGG GGATACAGACCTTACTTTTCTTACAAGTAGGTGACACAATATCAGCAGGAAGGACAACAAGTGGATTTTTAATTGTAGCGTTCGGACTCTTTCTCTACTGTTACATGGGCGACTATTTACAATTTCAATTCGAAAACGTTTCAGAAGCAGCTTACTTGTGTAACTGGTATAACTTCTCGCCCAAAATTAGCAGAAGTATTATACACATTCAAATGAGAGCAAATCGTATCATAAATCTAAGTGCAGCCAAAATTTgtgatatgaattttgaaatgtttaaatctgCTATGAAAACGGCTATATCTTTCTTCTCCGTCATGCGAATGGTTTTGGagaatgaagaaaatacaatataa
- the LOC117174381 gene encoding odorant receptor Or1-like, with protein MYHCGELKQAADHFLFWTVTVIATIKTILLRFHRDKLFNNCISARTDWLKEDDPESLKVMTQHTKISRIVFIFQAVFSYFTLVMYVISPIATNAEGEQGLPLQTVCVFRNMSVMKYQGIYLFQSIQQLYIVNGNIGTDYFFFAMIMHVCGQMKILSLRFHQFGSRGAKYDDKDDAYIDEMRMYDETFDENHDRECFRKIRILINRHCELIGLADDLKESLTYILLVQFTMDIIMMCLTGLLTLIYLQQGDTVTAGRTICGFSIVVMSLFIYCYIGDYLQFRFEKTAEAIYSCFWYNCSPKVSRNIVHMQTRGRRLMNLTAGKFCTINLEMFKTAMKTAMSFFSVMRILLSKNGDLEMDFNY; from the exons ATGTATCACTGTGGAGAATTGAAACAGGCGGCAGATCATTTTCTCTTCTGGACTGTGACAGTGATAGCAACCATCAAAACAATCCTACTTCGTTTCCATCGTGACAAGCTATTCAATAATTGCATTTCTGCTCGAACTGATTGGTTAAAGGAAGATGATCCAGAATCCCTAAAAGTGATGACACAGCATACGAAAATTAGCAGAATTGTTTTTATCTTCCAGGCTGTCTTTAGTTACTTTACTCTTGTAATGTACGTTATTTCCCCTATTGCTACCAACGCAGAAGGTGAACAAGGATTGCCTTTGCAAACTGTGTGTGTATTTAGAAATATGTCAGTGATGAAGTATCAGGGTATTTACTTATTTCAATCTATTCAACAATTGTACATCGTGAATGGAAATATTGGGACCGATTATTTCTTCTTTGCTATGATCATGCATGTGTGTGGTCAGATGAAAATTCTTAGTTTGAGATTTCATCAGTTTGGTAGCAGAGGGGCTAAATATGATGATAAGGATGATGCATATATTGATGAAATGAGAATGTATGATGAGACTTTTGACGAAAATCATGATAGAGAATGCTTCAGGAAGATAAGGATTCTCATCAACAGACATTGTGAACTTATTGGTTTGGCTGATGACTTGAAGGAGAGCCTTACTTACATTTTACTGGTGCAGTTTACCATGGATATCATCATGATGTGCCTCACAG gtTTGCTGACTTTAATTTACCTGCAACAAGGTGACACAGTCACAGCTGGAAGAACAATATGTGGATTCTCAATCGTCGTGATGAGTCTTTTTATTTACTGCTACATCGGTGATTATTTGCAGTTCAGATTTGAAAAAACAGCAGAAGCTATATATAGTTGTTTTTGGTACAATTGCTCACCCAAAGTAAGCAGAAATATTGTCCACATGCAAACACGTGGGAGGCGTCTGATGAATCTCACCGCAggaaaattttgtacaataaatCTAGAAATGTTTAAAACCGCTATGAAAACTGCTATGAGCTTTTTCTCAGTAATGAGAATCCTTCTCAGTAAAAACGGTGACTTAGAAATGGATTTTAACTACTAA